A stretch of Cheilinus undulatus linkage group 20, ASM1832078v1, whole genome shotgun sequence DNA encodes these proteins:
- the gpx9 gene encoding glutathione peroxidase 9: MANKSIYDFSAETLDGELVPLSYYRGKVLLIINVATFUGSTIEEYHRLNALMEMFGEHNFTILGFPCNQFGLQSPEVNHEILDILKYVRPGGGYVPKFPIFSKVEVNGLNEEPLFAFLKESLQFVNPVIGDIEKFYWSPIKVNDIRWNFEKFLISADGLPFKRYELHCPFEILENDIADLL; this comes from the exons ATGGCGAATAAATCAATCTATGATTTCTCGGCTGAGACCCTGGATGGAGAGCTGGTTCCGCTGTCTTACTACAGGGGGAAGGTGTTGCTCATCATCAACGTTGCCACCTTTTGAGGGTCAACCATAGAGGAG TACCACAGACTGAATGCACTGATGGAAATGTTTGGAGAACACAACTTCACTATCTTAGGATTTCCCTGCAACCAATTCGGCCTTCAGTCACCTG agGTTAATCATGAAATCCTTGATATACTTAAGTATGTCAGACCTGGTGGAGGATATGTGCCGAAGTTCCCCATCTTTAGTAAAGTCGAGGTGAATGGACTGAATGAAGAGCCACTTTTCGCCTTTCTAAAG GAATCTCTCCAATTTGTAAACCCAGTGATAGGAGATATAGAGAAATTCTACTGGTCTCCAATCAAAGTCAATGACATTCGCTGgaattttgaaaagtttttaatTTCTGCAGATGGCTTGCCCTTCAAAAG GTATGAACTTCACTGTCCCTTTGAGATACTGGAGAACGACATAGCAGATCTGCTGTAA
- the ndufb8 gene encoding NADH dehydrogenase [ubiquinone] 1 beta subcomplex subunit 8, mitochondrial, which translates to MRTSQSVRQQQPVNMAGVGFRRWAQALSKGRVYGISGALSGARAASAASKDTLPGPYPRTPEEKAAAAKKYNLRVEDYEPYPDNGEGYGDYPKLPDRAQQERDPWYKWDHPDLRRNWGEPMHWHFDMFIRNRVDTSPSPVSWSTMCKQLFGFVGFMLFMFYLGEVFPAYQPVAPKQYPYNNLYLERGGDPEKQPEEVKNYEI; encoded by the exons ATGCGCACTTCTCAGTctgtcagacagcagcagccaGTAAACATGGCTGGTGTTGGTTTCCGACGGTGGGCCCAAGCCCTTTCAAAGGGGAGAGTTTATGGCATTTCAGGCGCATTGTCGGGTGCTAGAGCAG CCTCTGCTGCGTCAAAGGATACTCTGCCTGGTCCATATCCGAGGACTCCTGAGGAgaaagctgctgctgcaaagaAGTACAACTTGAGGGTTGAGGACTATGAACCATATCCTGACAACGGCGAGGG ataTGGAGACTATCCTAAGCTACCAGACAGGGCTCAACAAGAGAGAGACCCCTGGTACAAGTGGGACCACCCTGACCTGAGGAGGAACTGGGGAGAGCCG aTGCACTGGCACTTCGACATGTTCATCAGGAACCGTGTGGATACTTCTCCCAGCCCCGTGTCCTGGTCCACTATGTGCAAACAGCTGTTTGGTTTCGTCGGCTTCATGCTGTTCATGTTCTATCTTGGGGAGGTATTTCCAGCTTACCAGCCTGTG GCACCGAAACAGTACCCCTACAACAACTTGTACCTGGAAAGGGGAGGAgatcctgaaaaacaaccagaaGAAGTCAAAAATTATGAAATTTAA